Proteins from one Candidatus Melainabacteria bacterium genomic window:
- the xth gene encoding exodeoxyribonuclease III has translation MKLLSWNVNGIRAIQKKGFLEWLQKESPDILCVQETKAQTNQLNKELLEPNSYKTFWSSAERKGYSGVVTFTKKEPKKTETGFGVKKFDSEGRILIHDYGDLILFNIYFPNGQRDEERLNYKLAFYDEFLKYVNKLKEKEKKIIICGDVNTAHKEIDLARPKENENTSGFLLVERKWMDKFVESGYIDTFRHFVKDGEYYTFWDPITRARERNVGWRIDYFFITLNLVNNLKKAFIMSEVMGSDHCPVGIEIENVQ, from the coding sequence ATGAAGCTACTCTCCTGGAACGTAAACGGCATACGTGCTATTCAAAAAAAAGGATTTTTAGAATGGCTTCAAAAAGAAAGCCCTGATATTTTATGTGTACAAGAAACAAAGGCTCAGACAAATCAATTAAATAAAGAATTACTGGAGCCTAATAGTTATAAAACATTCTGGTCAAGTGCAGAAAGAAAAGGATATAGCGGAGTTGTAACTTTTACAAAAAAAGAACCCAAGAAAACTGAAACAGGTTTTGGTGTAAAAAAATTTGATTCAGAAGGAAGGATTTTAATTCATGATTATGGTGATCTTATTTTATTTAATATTTATTTCCCAAATGGTCAGAGAGATGAAGAAAGATTAAATTATAAGCTAGCTTTTTATGATGAGTTTTTAAAGTATGTAAATAAGTTAAAAGAGAAAGAGAAAAAAATAATTATTTGTGGAGATGTAAACACTGCTCATAAAGAAATTGATCTTGCAAGACCTAAAGAAAATGAAAACACAAGTGGATTTTTACTTGTTGAAAGAAAATGGATGGATAAGTTTGTAGAATCTGGTTACATAGATACTTTCAGGCACTTTGTAAAAGATGGTGAATATTATACTTTTTGGGATCCAATAACAAGAGCTCGGGAAAGAAATGTTGGCTGGAGAATTGATTATTTTTTTATAACTCTTAATCTTGTAAACAATCTAAAAAAAGCATTTATAATGTCAGAAGTTATGGGATCAGATCATTGTCCTGTTGGAATTGAGATTGAAAATGTTCAATAG
- a CDS encoding DUF86 domain-containing protein: MRDDKSRLLDILEAMELLDKNLSFGKSLHELDELKFMGVVRCIEIIGEACRYLSEELKNKYPEIPWRQIANMRNILAHQYFNIDTEKVEKAIREDLPKIKEKVKEILEVIE; encoded by the coding sequence ATGAGAGATGATAAATCAAGGCTCTTGGATATTTTAGAGGCTATGGAGCTTTTAGATAAGAACCTGTCCTTCGGTAAGTCTCTACACGAATTAGATGAATTAAAGTTTATGGGTGTAGTTAGATGCATTGAAATCATTGGTGAGGCTTGCAGATATTTATCAGAAGAATTGAAGAATAAGTATCCTGAAATACCTTGGCGACAGATTGCTAATATGCGAAATATTCTTGCACATCAGTATTTCAATATAGATACAGAAAAAGTAGAAAAAGCTATCAGAGAAGATCTTCCAAAGATCAAAGAAAAGGTGAAGGAAATTCTGGAAGTCATAGAGTAA
- a CDS encoding nucleotidyltransferase domain-containing protein — MGLYELVKSKRKEILKLAQKHGAFNVRVFGSVARQEANENSDIDFLVDFRPEVGLLGWSELWLDLEDLLGHKVDVATEKVLKERIKDHVLKEAKHL, encoded by the coding sequence ATGGGACTATATGAATTAGTAAAAAGTAAGAGAAAAGAAATTTTAAAGCTTGCTCAAAAGCATGGAGCTTTCAATGTCAGAGTTTTTGGCTCAGTGGCAAGGCAGGAAGCAAATGAGAATAGTGACATTGACTTTTTAGTAGATTTCCGACCTGAAGTTGGACTTTTAGGCTGGAGTGAATTATGGCTTGATCTTGAAGATTTACTTGGTCATAAAGTTGATGTTGCAACTGAAAAAGTTTTAAAAGAAAGAATTAAAGATCATGTTTTAAAAGAAGCTAAGCATTTATGA
- a CDS encoding NAD(P)(+) transhydrogenase (Re/Si-specific) subunit beta, translating into MQENLINLSYLVSAVLFILGLKMLSSPKTARSGNFYSALGMLIAICSTLIDKHIVSYQYIFLGLLIGSAIGAYLSVTVKMTQMPQMVGLLNGCGGLASALVATSEYISHYNNQTLYGITTTTITLIIGAITFTGSVMAYGKLEGFISGQPITYPFQKTLNLFQFFAIVWGLGYLCFHPENFIWFIVVGVISFILGALLVLPIGGADMPVVICLLNSYSGMAGCAAGFILSNYCLIITGSLVGASGIILTQIMCKAMNRSMLNVMFGAFGKLDLSSIDKSKTQTVQGYTPDDAIVVLENASLVIIVPGYGLAVAQAQHNVRELADLLEKKGAEVKYAIHPVAGRMPGHMNILLAEANVPYEKLYEMDDVNPEFERADVALVVGANDVTNPAAKNNSASPIYGMPILDVEKAKTIIFLKRSMAPGFAGIENELFLLPKTMMLFGDAKDTIVKLVNLLK; encoded by the coding sequence GTGCAAGAAAATTTAATTAACTTATCTTATCTGGTTTCTGCAGTTTTGTTTATCCTTGGATTAAAAATGTTAAGCTCACCTAAAACTGCAAGGTCTGGGAATTTTTATTCTGCGCTAGGTATGCTTATTGCAATTTGTTCAACGCTAATAGATAAACATATTGTTAGCTACCAATATATTTTTCTTGGATTGTTAATTGGTTCAGCTATTGGTGCATATTTGTCTGTTACTGTAAAAATGACACAGATGCCTCAAATGGTAGGTCTTTTAAATGGCTGTGGCGGTTTAGCATCAGCACTAGTAGCAACTTCCGAGTATATAAGCCACTATAATAATCAAACCTTATATGGCATTACTACTACAACAATAACTTTAATCATTGGAGCAATAACTTTTACAGGAAGTGTAATGGCTTATGGAAAGTTAGAAGGCTTTATTAGCGGGCAGCCAATTACATATCCATTTCAAAAGACATTAAACTTATTTCAGTTTTTTGCAATCGTATGGGGATTAGGTTATTTATGCTTTCATCCGGAAAATTTTATTTGGTTTATTGTAGTTGGAGTAATATCTTTTATCTTAGGTGCACTTTTAGTTCTGCCAATTGGCGGGGCTGATATGCCAGTTGTAATTTGCTTATTAAATTCATATTCAGGTATGGCAGGATGTGCAGCTGGTTTTATCTTATCTAACTATTGTTTAATTATTACTGGTTCACTTGTTGGTGCATCAGGGATTATTCTTACTCAAATCATGTGCAAAGCAATGAACCGTTCAATGTTAAATGTTATGTTTGGAGCATTTGGAAAGTTAGATCTAAGCAGCATAGATAAATCAAAGACACAGACCGTCCAAGGATATACACCTGATGATGCAATTGTTGTTTTAGAAAATGCAAGTTTAGTAATTATTGTACCTGGATATGGACTTGCAGTTGCACAAGCCCAGCATAATGTAAGGGAACTTGCAGACCTGCTTGAAAAAAAAGGAGCAGAAGTTAAATATGCAATTCATCCTGTAGCAGGAAGAATGCCAGGACACATGAATATTCTGCTTGCTGAAGCAAATGTGCCTTATGAAAAACTTTATGAGATGGATGATGTAAACCCTGAGTTTGAAAGAGCAGATGTAGCACTTGTAGTAGGTGCAAATGATGTAACAAACCCTGCTGCAAAAAATAATTCAGCAAGTCCAATATATGGAATGCCAATTTTAGATGTAGAAAAAGCAAAGACAATTATATTCTTAAAACGCTCTATGGCTCCAGGTTTTGCAGGAATTGAAAATGAACTTTTTTTACTTCCAAAAACCATGATGCTTTTTGGTGATGCAAAAGATACAATTGTAAAGCTGGTTAATCTTTTAAAATAA
- a CDS encoding NAD(P) transhydrogenase subunit alpha, translating to MSFGELLITIYIFVLAIFIGFEVISKVPPTLHTPLMSGSNAISGITVVGALIATGDVNTTTTFVGLAAVVLAMINVVGGYAVTDRMLKMFKRK from the coding sequence ATGTCATTTGGTGAACTTTTAATTACAATTTATATTTTTGTCTTAGCAATTTTTATTGGTTTTGAAGTTATTTCAAAAGTACCACCAACTCTCCATACACCACTTATGTCTGGTTCAAATGCAATTTCTGGAATTACCGTTGTAGGTGCATTAATTGCAACAGGAGATGTTAACACTACAACTACCTTTGTTGGTCTTGCAGCAGTTGTACTTGCAATGATAAATGTAGTTGGTGGTTATGCTGTCACGGACAGAATGCTAAAAATGTTTAAGAGAAAATGA
- a CDS encoding Re/Si-specific NAD(P)(+) transhydrogenase subunit alpha, translating to MKIGIPNEIQGNETRVALVPQSIKKITQKGIEVQVESGAGEASFFSDKEYEEAGAKIIKDTDLLYSTSDLIIKVRKPEFNEIGLMKEEAALVSILQATINIDTLKKLTTKKITAFSLDSIPRITRAQSMDVLSSMSTISGYKAVLIAANHLPKFFPMLMTAAGTIAPAKVFIIGAGVAGLQAIATAKRLGAVVEAFDTRPVVKEQTESLGARFVELDLGSEKTEGEGGYAKQISKELHQKELELIGKHVKKSDVVITTAQIPGKRAPILITEAMVKEMQAGAIIVDLAVDQGGNCEVTELGKTIVKDGVTISGLLNLPSTMPNHASQMFSKNMESVIAHLVKNGQLNFDLNDEINKGALVAHKGVILQENIKHLLAGVR from the coding sequence ATGAAGATAGGTATTCCTAATGAAATACAAGGAAATGAAACAAGAGTTGCACTTGTACCTCAAAGCATAAAAAAAATTACTCAAAAAGGTATCGAAGTTCAGGTTGAATCTGGTGCAGGTGAAGCTTCTTTTTTTAGTGATAAAGAATATGAAGAAGCAGGTGCAAAAATTATTAAAGATACAGATTTGCTTTATTCTACATCTGACTTAATAATAAAAGTAAGAAAGCCAGAGTTTAATGAAATTGGTTTAATGAAAGAAGAGGCAGCACTAGTTTCAATACTACAAGCAACAATAAACATAGATACCTTAAAAAAATTAACTACCAAAAAGATAACAGCATTTTCATTAGACAGCATTCCTAGAATAACACGAGCCCAGAGCATGGATGTTTTAAGTTCAATGAGTACTATTAGTGGTTACAAAGCTGTTCTAATAGCAGCAAATCACTTACCAAAGTTTTTCCCAATGCTTATGACAGCAGCAGGTACAATTGCACCTGCAAAAGTTTTTATTATTGGTGCTGGTGTTGCTGGCCTTCAAGCAATTGCTACTGCTAAAAGGCTGGGTGCAGTTGTTGAAGCTTTTGATACAAGACCAGTAGTAAAAGAACAAACAGAAAGTTTAGGTGCAAGATTTGTTGAACTTGATTTAGGTAGTGAAAAAACTGAAGGTGAAGGTGGTTATGCTAAACAAATTTCAAAAGAACTTCACCAAAAAGAATTAGAGTTAATTGGAAAGCATGTTAAAAAATCAGACGTGGTAATTACAACTGCTCAAATCCCAGGTAAAAGAGCACCAATATTAATTACAGAAGCTATGGTAAAAGAAATGCAAGCAGGAGCAATAATTGTGGATCTAGCAGTTGATCAAGGTGGAAATTGTGAAGTTACTGAGCTTGGTAAAACAATAGTTAAAGATGGCGTAACTATTAGTGGACTTTTAAATCTTCCTTCAACAATGCCAAATCATGCAAGTCAAATGTTTTCAAAAAATATGGAAAGTGTAATTGCACACCTTGTAAAAAATGGACAGTTAAACTTTGATTTAAATGATGAAATAAACAAAGGAGCATTGGTTGCTCATAAGGGTGTGATTCTGCAAGAAAATATAAAACATCTTCTTGCAGGAGTACGTTAG
- a CDS encoding LexA family transcriptional regulator codes for MLATLTENQNNFLLALKKQYRKNPLPSMRQIAEDLNFKFHNSVQHYLETLMFSGVVKKIDNFLFLDKKLFCLKIYDSRIPAGHPALAEESYEIFDFENYMRADNERTFMLKVAGDSMTLAGIYDGDLILVDKKIQPTHGLIVVALIDGGYTVKYLRRKAGKFYLKSANPAYKDIYPESEFKIVGVVTGSVRKF; via the coding sequence ATGCTAGCTACACTCACCGAAAATCAAAATAATTTTCTTTTAGCACTTAAAAAGCAATACAGAAAAAATCCTTTGCCTTCAATGAGACAAATTGCTGAGGATTTAAATTTTAAGTTTCACAATTCTGTACAACATTATTTGGAGACTCTTATGTTTAGTGGAGTAGTTAAAAAAATTGATAATTTTTTATTCCTAGATAAAAAACTCTTTTGCTTGAAAATTTATGATTCAAGAATTCCTGCTGGTCATCCAGCTCTTGCTGAAGAAAGCTATGAAATATTTGACTTTGAAAACTATATGAGAGCTGATAATGAGAGAACTTTTATGCTTAAAGTTGCAGGAGATTCAATGACCCTTGCTGGAATATATGATGGAGATCTGATTCTAGTTGACAAAAAAATTCAGCCAACTCATGGATTAATTGTTGTTGCTCTCATAGATGGTGGTTACACTGTTAAATACTTAAGACGAAAAGCAGGAAAGTTTTATTTAAAGTCTGCTAATCCTGCATATAAAGATATTTATCCTGAAAGTGAGTTTAAGATTGTAGGCGTAGTTACAGGATCAGTCAGGAAATTTTAA
- a CDS encoding L,D-transpeptidase, which translates to MKKVILPLLCFLVFLNFLPAFSLRTLNQRYELVLNVAAKKLSLYSGRKLVKEYPVGVGTSLTPTPLGDFKIVRRIYNPSWVNPYRQSKVIAPGETNPIGQYWLGFAMNKKNQEFGFHGTSDLSSVGKASTHGCIRMYSEDIKELFNLVSVNIPLHVIYNPIEVKEFQNKLFVRAHPDIYNYMTDEEYIKFARNQLSGANLVKEQNLYKAIESKDAKDYFIGWTGAEQLNEQDAGPVGKGKLN; encoded by the coding sequence ATGAAAAAAGTAATTCTTCCTTTATTGTGTTTTCTTGTTTTTTTAAATTTCTTACCTGCTTTTTCTTTACGTACACTTAACCAAAGATATGAATTAGTTTTAAATGTCGCAGCTAAAAAACTTTCACTTTACAGTGGCAGAAAATTAGTAAAAGAATACCCGGTAGGTGTTGGTACTTCTCTTACACCTACTCCACTTGGTGATTTTAAAATTGTAAGAAGAATATATAATCCATCCTGGGTAAATCCATACAGGCAGTCAAAGGTTATTGCACCTGGTGAAACAAATCCAATTGGGCAATATTGGCTTGGGTTTGCAATGAATAAAAAAAACCAGGAATTTGGCTTTCATGGGACTTCTGATTTAAGCTCTGTTGGAAAAGCAAGTACTCATGGCTGTATAAGAATGTATTCTGAAGATATAAAAGAACTTTTTAATCTTGTAAGTGTTAACATACCATTGCATGTAATTTATAATCCAATAGAAGTAAAAGAATTCCAAAATAAACTTTTTGTAAGAGCTCATCCGGATATTTATAACTATATGACTGATGAGGAATATATTAAATTTGCAAGAAACCAATTAAGTGGTGCAAACTTAGTAAAAGAACAAAATCTTTATAAAGCAATTGAAAGTAAAGATGCAAAAGATTATTTTATTGGCTGGACAGGTGCTGAACAACTTAATGAACAAGATGCTGGGCCTGTAGGGAAGGGCAAATTAAACTAA
- a CDS encoding phosphoglucomutase/phosphomannomutase family protein yields MKFGTDGWRGVIAKDFTFENISLVSIACAEQFLEDLKYKSDINNLVFIGYDRRFLGKEFAERVATIFSAKGLNVNLYNQDVPTPMISFDVKKNNALGGIVITASHNPPEFSGFKVKMPGGCSASKDYTNKIEKRLEILHATPLLQINNYKTIDPSKDYISYIKQTLDIEKLKNINETVIIDSMHGTGGNYIESFLSDGKIKVKTIRRERDVNFGGINPEPMMPQLLPLSEEVIKNRAFIGLATDGDADRVGAIDENGEYINTHKILSLLLYYLVEKKKLSGGVVITFSQSVLVKKMAQKYGLKLYEVPIGFKHIADLMLKDNILIGGEEANGIGCKLHFMPERDGIFNALLLLEAVNSFGLKPSKLIEQLHKKFGEFYYDRIDLHIPKTKMGKDFVEKIKSSPPKEVNNLKVKEVQTLDGTKLIFEDDSWLLFRASGTEPLLRIYSEAKSKNNVVENLKTGESLFSLICPSLQAQHLVH; encoded by the coding sequence ATAAAATTTGGTACTGATGGCTGGAGAGGAGTAATAGCAAAAGACTTTACCTTTGAAAATATAAGTTTAGTATCTATAGCATGTGCAGAACAATTTTTAGAAGACTTAAAATATAAATCAGATATAAATAATCTTGTTTTTATTGGATATGACAGAAGGTTTTTAGGAAAAGAATTTGCTGAAAGAGTTGCAACAATATTTTCTGCTAAAGGCTTAAATGTAAATCTTTATAATCAAGATGTTCCTACTCCAATGATTTCTTTTGATGTAAAGAAGAATAATGCCCTAGGAGGAATTGTTATTACTGCAAGTCACAATCCACCTGAGTTTTCAGGTTTTAAGGTTAAAATGCCAGGTGGCTGCTCTGCAAGTAAAGACTATACAAACAAGATTGAAAAAAGATTAGAGATATTGCATGCAACACCTTTACTACAAATAAATAATTATAAAACCATTGATCCATCTAAAGATTACATTAGTTACATAAAACAAACTCTTGATATTGAAAAACTAAAAAATATAAATGAAACAGTCATTATTGATTCTATGCATGGTACAGGAGGAAATTACATTGAAAGTTTTTTAAGTGATGGGAAAATTAAAGTTAAAACCATAAGAAGAGAAAGAGATGTAAATTTTGGTGGAATAAATCCAGAGCCAATGATGCCACAGCTTTTACCTTTGTCTGAAGAAGTTATAAAAAATAGAGCATTCATTGGTTTAGCTACAGATGGAGATGCAGATCGTGTAGGTGCAATTGATGAAAATGGTGAATATATCAACACTCACAAAATTTTATCTTTGCTTCTTTATTACTTGGTAGAAAAGAAAAAATTATCAGGTGGAGTAGTAATTACTTTTTCTCAAAGCGTTCTTGTAAAAAAGATGGCACAAAAATATGGCTTAAAACTTTATGAAGTACCTATTGGATTTAAACACATTGCTGATTTAATGTTAAAAGACAACATCTTGATAGGTGGAGAAGAAGCAAACGGAATCGGCTGTAAGCTACACTTCATGCCTGAGAGAGATGGAATATTTAATGCACTGCTTTTACTAGAAGCAGTAAATTCATTTGGTTTAAAACCAAGTAAATTAATAGAACAATTACATAAAAAGTTTGGTGAGTTTTACTATGACAGGATTGACTTACACATACCTAAAACTAAAATGGGAAAAGACTTTGTAGAAAAAATAAAGTCAAGTCCACCTAAAGAAGTCAATAATCTAAAAGTAAAAGAGGTCCAAACTCTTGATGGCACAAAATTAATATTTGAAGATGATAGCTGGCTTTTGTTTAGGGCATCAGGGACTGAGCCACTGCTTAGAATTTACAGTGAAGCTAAAAGCAAAAATAATGTAGTTGAGAATTTAAAAACTGGAGAGTCCTTATTTAGTTTAATTTGCCCTTCCCTACAGGCCCAGCATCTTGTTCATTAA
- a CDS encoding response regulator transcription factor has product MVIKENNLIDLGFVNRLTELPITNREKEILVHLAQGKTNKEISQALMLSPSTVRNHISSIFTKLNISNRSQATAIAIYAGLLNFKTSNGEIKEELKTTL; this is encoded by the coding sequence ATGGTTATAAAAGAAAATAATCTGATAGATTTAGGATTTGTAAATAGGCTTACTGAACTTCCTATTACAAACAGAGAGAAAGAGATTTTGGTTCATCTGGCCCAGGGAAAGACTAACAAAGAAATTTCACAAGCATTAATGTTAAGTCCTTCTACTGTTAGAAATCATATCTCCAGCATTTTTACAAAGCTAAATATCTCAAACAGATCACAAGCTACTGCTATTGCTATTTATGCTGGATTATTAAACTTCAAAACTAGCAATGGTGAAATAAAAGAAGAACTAAAAACAACATTATAA
- a CDS encoding NADPH-dependent assimilatory sulfite reductase hemoprotein subunit, with protein MPDENPEHTKEEIIKGSSNYLRGDIKEELSKDTSHFKEETTKVLKFHGIYQQDNRDTRMQRVSQKIDKEYMFMIRTKLPGGQLTGEQYLGLNSICDKYSNQTLRITTRQTIQFHGVIKGDLNKTLNEINQSLVITYGSCGDTVRNVTACPVCDIDPDCSINLNKLAQEISNHFLPKSRAYYEIWIDGEKNTGIEQEPLYGKTYLPRKFKIGLALPHDNCVDVFIQDVGVVGICHDKSLWGFNILVGGGLGYTHKKPETFPRLGSELCFVTPERLIKTLEKIVTIHRDYGGRVNRKHARLKYLIEDKGINWFRTKLESRTGSKLEPFKKIQNYNVYDHLGWHNQKSDLWYLGLFIENGKICDSDKRKIKTGLKEIVEKFSPDIRLTPQQNIILANIKEEHKDEINKIIEKYKIYTVENVSNLRRNSMACPALPTCGLALAEAERALPSIIDELEKLGYGEEMLSLRMSGCPNSCSRTPMAELGIIGISTNRYNIHAGGNFEGTRLNKICKENILGKSVVSEIARLLETYREKRNPNERFGDFYQD; from the coding sequence ATGCCTGATGAAAATCCTGAGCATACAAAAGAAGAAATAATAAAAGGAAGTAGTAATTATTTACGTGGAGACATAAAAGAAGAACTATCAAAAGATACATCACATTTTAAAGAGGAAACCACAAAAGTATTAAAGTTTCATGGTATTTACCAACAAGACAATCGTGATACAAGAATGCAAAGAGTATCTCAAAAAATAGATAAAGAATATATGTTTATGATCCGTACTAAACTTCCTGGGGGACAATTAACAGGAGAACAATATCTTGGTTTAAATTCAATTTGTGATAAATATTCAAATCAAACCCTACGTATTACAACAAGACAAACAATTCAGTTCCACGGTGTTATAAAAGGAGATTTAAACAAGACATTAAATGAAATCAATCAAAGCCTAGTAATTACTTATGGATCCTGTGGTGATACAGTTAGAAATGTAACAGCATGTCCAGTATGTGATATAGATCCAGATTGTTCAATAAATTTAAATAAGCTTGCACAAGAAATCTCAAATCATTTTTTACCAAAGTCCAGAGCATATTATGAAATTTGGATTGATGGAGAGAAAAATACTGGGATAGAACAAGAACCACTGTATGGTAAAACTTATTTACCAAGGAAATTTAAAATAGGACTAGCATTGCCACATGATAATTGTGTTGATGTTTTTATACAGGATGTTGGTGTGGTAGGGATTTGCCATGACAAATCCCTATGGGGTTTTAACATCCTAGTAGGTGGAGGACTTGGTTACACTCATAAGAAACCAGAAACATTTCCAAGGTTAGGTAGTGAATTATGTTTTGTTACACCTGAAAGATTAATTAAAACTCTTGAAAAAATTGTAACTATCCATAGGGATTATGGTGGAAGAGTAAATAGAAAACATGCAAGATTGAAATATTTAATTGAAGATAAAGGAATAAATTGGTTTAGAACAAAATTAGAAAGTCGTACAGGATCTAAATTAGAACCTTTTAAAAAAATACAAAATTATAATGTCTATGATCATTTAGGGTGGCATAATCAGAAATCAGATTTGTGGTATCTAGGATTATTTATAGAAAATGGAAAGATATGTGATTCTGACAAGAGAAAAATAAAAACCGGATTAAAAGAAATAGTTGAAAAGTTTAGTCCAGATATTCGATTAACTCCACAGCAAAATATAATACTTGCAAATATAAAAGAAGAGCACAAAGATGAGATAAATAAAATCATAGAGAAATATAAAATTTACACCGTGGAAAATGTTTCTAACTTAAGAAGGAACTCAATGGCATGTCCTGCTTTGCCAACATGTGGACTAGCCCTTGCTGAAGCTGAGAGAGCCTTGCCTAGTATTATTGATGAACTTGAAAAACTTGGCTATGGAGAAGAGATGCTTTCACTTCGGATGAGCGGTTGTCCAAACTCCTGCTCGCGCACCCCAATGGCTGAACTTGGAATAATTGGAATAAGTACAAATAGATACAATATTCATGCAGGTGGAAATTTTGAAGGAACAAGGTTAAATAAAATCTGTAAAGAAAATATTCTAGGTAAAAGTGTTGTATCTGAAATAGCAAGATTGCTTGAAACCTACAGAGAGAAACGTAACCCGAATGAAAGATTTGGGGATTTTTACCAAGATTAA
- a CDS encoding HEAT repeat domain-containing protein, translating to MQSKPPTAISGACPRVVKRLLTALTTNSKAEVRRKAALILGKSKIFDEQIIKGLITALSDKEDEVVKVSEASIKALGKNAIHAIPHLREKIMAEDLWVQVEAQWAIFEIEEPA from the coding sequence ATACAGTCGAAACCGCCAACGGCGATCTCGGGGGCTTGCCCCCGAGTAGTTAAAAGATTATTAACCGCTCTAACTACCAATAGTAAGGCTGAAGTACGTCGTAAAGCAGCTTTGATTCTTGGCAAGTCAAAAATTTTTGATGAACAAATAATAAAAGGATTAATTACTGCTTTATCAGATAAAGAAGATGAAGTCGTTAAAGTATCTGAGGCTTCTATTAAAGCATTAGGAAAAAATGCCATCCATGCAATTCCTCATTTAAGAGAAAAAATAATGGCTGAAGATCTTTGGGTTCAAGTTGAAGCACAATGGGCTATCTTTGAAATTGAAGAACCTGCCTGA
- a CDS encoding type II toxin-antitoxin system RelE/ParE family toxin has translation MGKYDISFKPVAEKELSAIPTKFAEQIIRKIDLLTSAPRPMGVKKLKNDTSYRIRVGMYRVIYEIDDKNKIVTVYKIRHRKDVYR, from the coding sequence ATGGGAAAGTATGATATTTCGTTTAAACCTGTTGCGGAAAAAGAATTAAGCGCAATACCCACAAAATTTGCTGAACAAATTATTAGAAAGATAGATTTACTAACAAGTGCTCCAAGACCAATGGGTGTTAAAAAACTTAAAAATGATACCAGTTACCGTATTAGAGTAGGAATGTACAGAGTAATTTATGAGATTGATGATAAAAACAAAATAGTAACGGTTTATAAAATCAGGCATAGAAAAGATGTTTATAGATAG